From Parus major isolate Abel chromosome 1A, Parus_major1.1, whole genome shotgun sequence, the proteins below share one genomic window:
- the LRRC10 gene encoding leucine-rich repeat-containing protein 10, with the protein MGNSLKAILAFVPSNKCQKYLLEDLEEMPVDKMVDLSGRQMRRLPVHICSFRELVKLYLSDNNLNHLPPELEQLQNLQILALDFNNFKALPLVVCTLKQLCILYLGNNKLCSLPLELRLLQNLKTLWIESNCLQYLPEVVCELSLLKTLHAGSNALRTLPPQLQCLQELRTIWLSGNLLSEFPPVLLDMPFLEVIDVDRNSIQFFPSLAHLPGLKLVIYDHNPCRNAPKVAKGVRRVGRWSEETPEPRKRSGAVIEITLDEKPLLPPAAKTEPEAEPC; encoded by the coding sequence ATGGGCAACAGTCTGAAAGCCATACTTGCTTTTGTGCCCTCTAACAAGTGCCAGAAGTACCTCCTGGAAGACCTAGAAGAGATGCCCGTGGATAAAATGGTTGATCTGAGCGGCAGGCAGATGAGGCGGCTGCCTGTGCACATTTGCTCTTTTAGGGAACTGGTTAAGCTGTACCTGAGTGACAACAACTTGAACCATCTGCCCCCTGAACTGGAACAGCTGCAAAACCTGCAGATCTTGGCACTGGACTTCAACAACTTCAAAGCATTGCCCCTAGTTGTGTGCACACTGAAGCAGCTGTGCATCCTCTACCTGGGCAACAACAAGCTCTGCAGCCTGCCCCTCGAGCTCCGACTCCTGCAGAATCTCAAGACCCTCTGGATCGAGTCCAACTGCCTGCAGTACCTGCCCGAAGTGGTGTGTGAGCTCAGCCTGCTCAAGACCCTGCATGCCGGCTCCAACGCCCTGCGcaccctccctccccagctgcagtgcctgcaggagctgcgCACCATCTGGCTGTCAGGAAACCTGCTGTCTGAGTTCCCTCCCGTGCTCCTGGACATGCCTTTCCTGGAGGTGATCGACGTGGATCGCAACTCCATCCAGTTCTTCCCCAGCCTTGCTCACCTCCCTGGACTGAAGTTGGTGATCTATGACCACAACCCCTGCAGGAATGCACCCAAAGTGGCCAAAGGGGTGCGCAGGGTGGGCAGATGGTCAGAAGAGACCCCCGAGCCCCGCAAGCGATCCGGAGCGGTGATAGAAATCACGCTCGATGAAAAACCATTGCTACCTCCTGCTGCCAAGACCGAGCCAGAAGCCGAGCCCTGCTGA